A DNA window from Lachancea thermotolerans CBS 6340 chromosome G complete sequence contains the following coding sequences:
- the UGA2 gene encoding succinate-semialdehyde dehydrogenase (NAD(P)(+)) (highly similar to uniprot|P38067 Saccharomyces cerevisiae YBR006W UGA2 Succinate semialdehyde dehydrogenase involved in the utilization of gamma-aminobutyrate (GABA) as a nitrogen source part of the 4-aminobutyrate and glutamate degradation pathways localized to the cytoplasm) has product MVESVQPKFARQELVKDAAYINGKWVKESDATFEVTDPASGEVIATLPDQDVSAVDEAIDAAYEAFGSFKKTTGRQRAVWLRKMYELMTEHAEDLGKLLSWENGKSLAEGVGEIKYAASFYEWYAEEAPRVNGTTINSAVPGNRVFTQRQPVGVCGIICPWNFPSAMITRKAGAALAAGCTVVLKPDSQTPLSALALAHVAEKAGVPPGVFNVVLSHTHTPEFGLRLCESPKVKKVSFTGSTAVGKILMKQSASTLKKLSFELGGNAPLIVFEDADLDKAVNEAIACKFRGLGQTCVCANRLYVQKSIIDKFTAMFSEKVNKFVIGHGLKEGVTHGCLINPDAIKKVEAHAKDAIDKGAKVVVKGGRLPELGPSFYSPTVLTNVPQDADVTKQETFGPLCAIVPFETAEEVVKWANDTNVGLAAYLFSKNVDTIYTVSEALETGMVSCNTGVFSECAVPFGGVKESGFGREGSLHGVEDYTVIKSTVIGGLPERL; this is encoded by the coding sequence ATGGTGGAGTCAGTTCAACCAAAGTTTGCGCGTCAAGAACTGGTGAAGGATGCGGCCTATATCAACGGAAAATGGGTCAAAGAAAGCGATGCTACATTTGAGGTCACAGATCCAGCGAGCGGCGAGGTGATTGCCACATTGCCAGATCAGGACGTTTCCGCGGTGGACGAGGCAATTGACGCTGCGTACGAGGCGTTCGGGTcgttcaagaagaccacAGGCAGACAGAGGGCCGTGTGGCTACGTAAGATGTACGAATTGATGACGGAGCACGCCGAAGACCTTGGAAAGTTGCTGAGTTGGGAAAATGGTAAGTCGCTCGCAGAAGGTGTGGGCGAGATCAAGTACGCGGCGTCGTTCTACGAGTGGTATGCTGAGGAAGCGCCCCGTGTCAATGGTACTACAATCAACTCCGCCGTCCCAGGAAACCGCGTTTTCACGCAGAGACAGCCTGTCGGGGTGTGCGGTATTATCTGCCCCTGGAATTTTCCCAGCGCGATGATCACGCGTAAGGCTGGTGCGGCGCTAGCTGCCGGCTGCACTGTGGTGCTAAAACCCGACTCACAGACGCCATTGTCCGCTCTCGCGCTCGCACATGTTGCCGAAAAGGCTGGAGTGCCACCTGGTGTTTTCAACGTTGTTCTCTCGCACACGCACACCCCTGAGTTCGGCCTGCGGCTGTGCGAGTCTCCCAAGGTTAAAAAGGTGTCTTTCACTGGCTCCACTGCCGTCGGAAAGATCCTGATGAAGCAGTCCGCTTCAACCCTAAAGAAGCTATCCTTCGAACTTGGTGGCAACGCCCCGCTTATTGTGTTCGAGGACGCAGACTTGGACAAGGCTGTAAACGAAGCCATTGCGTGCAAGTTCCGCGGGCTGGGCCAAACTTGTGTCTGCGCTAACAGACTATATGTGCAGAAGTCGATTATTGACAAGTTCACGGCCATGTTTTCCGAGAAGGTCAACAAATTTGTCATTGGACATGGGCTTAAGGAAGGTGTGACACACGGGTGCCTAATCAACCCTGATGCTATCAAGAAGGTTGAGGCTCACGCCAAAGACGCCATTGACAAGGGTGCCAAGGTTGTTGTGAAGGGTGGTCGTCTACCTGAGCTGGGACCTAGCTTTTACTCTCCTACTGTACTGACCAACGTCCCTCAAGACGCAGACGTCACCAAACAAGAAACATTCGGACCATTGTGCGCCATAGTTCCATTCGAAACTGCTGAAGAGGTCGTCAAGTGGGCTAATGACACTAATGTTGGACTCGCTGCTTATCTCTTCTCTAAGAACGTCGATACTATTTACACCGTTTCTGAAGCTTTAGAAACAGGTATGGTTTCTTGTAATACCGGAGTATTCAGCGAATGTGCTGTCCCCTTCGGAGGTGTCAAGGAATCTGGTTTTGGCAGGGAGGGATCTTTGCACGGTGTTGAGGACTACACCGTTATTAAGTCCACGGTCATTGGCGGCCTTCCTGAGAGGCTGTGA
- the RAD57 gene encoding putative DNA-dependent ATPase RAD57 (similar to uniprot|P25301 Saccharomyces cerevisiae YDR004W RAD57 Protein that stimulates strand exchange by stabilizing the binding of Rad51p to single- stranded DNA involved in the recombinational repair of double-strand breaks in DNA during vegetative growth and meiosis forms heterodimer with Rad55p), with protein MDLYDQLPNSRLICLPEYVPVLESAKQNGVTVVEFLTLNPDELTKLVTRSINDIVKFQNALKQEFRAQVFELNPPKQVSEQDCSLAFTSGDRDVDDLLGGGLRTHGITEIFGSSSTGKSQFLMQLSLCVQLPKSLGGLDGKCVYITTEGDLPTRRLDEMIRSKSQKDGFQSLSQDNIFTVNCNDLANQEHILNVQLPILMERNHDIRLIIVDSVSHHVRVELERRSFKDSQDNRHYVDKMAQNLLNFSIKHSVAVVVANQVGDKPLPEAKLADSSVERGPANYDYQLGWTVGWKDSSILYRQLNDGLTLSGKDRGRLWSDSGNESVLSDDEDYNLIANAAQARTKELESQKLTGKTLPTSTEQAILTPRSQSSSSGSPGTYFPIIKKKRNVETKYPTMGLSWANHLSTRILLRKSYKASPLIKSGELDLNKVLDTSSFWQPRRTMKVVFSSYAPSHELEYMITSSGVESVKSLSLQIS; from the coding sequence ATGGACCTCTATGACCAATTGCCTAATAGTCGATTGATATGTCTTCCGGAATATGTGCCTGTATTGGAGTCTGCAAAACAGAACGGTGTCACTGTGGTGGAATTTCTCACTTTGAACCCAGATGAATTGACGAAGTTGGTGACGAGGTCCATTAATGACATTGTTAAGTTCCAAAATGCCTTAAAGCAAGAGTTTAGAGCTcaggtttttgagcttAATCCGCCCAAACAGGTTTCTGAACAGGATTGTTCTCTCGCCTTTACTTCAGGTGATAGAGACGTTGATGACCTTCTAGGAGGAGGGCTTCGGACTCACGGCATAACAGAaatctttggaagcagcTCGACTGGAAAGTCCCAATTCTTAATGCAGCTGTCGTTATGCGTTCAGCTACCTAAAAGCCTGGGAGGTTTGGATGGCAAGTGTGTCTACATTACGACTGAAGGCGACCTTCCGACAAGAAGACTGGATGAAATGATACGTTCCAAGTCTCAGAAGGACGGCTTCCAAAGTCTCTCTCAGGACAACATTTTCACGGTCAACTGCAACGATTTAGCGAACCAAGAACACATCTTAAACGTGCAGTTACCTATACTTATGGAAAGAAACCATGACATCAGGTTAATAATTGTTGACTCAGTATCTCACCACGTCAGAgttgagcttgagagaAGATCTTTTAAAGATTCTCAGGATAATAGGCACTACGTCGATAAGATGGCTCAGAATttgctgaacttctcaatCAAACATTCTGTCGCTGTTGTAGTGGCCAACCAAGTCGGAGATAAACCGTTGCCTGAAGCAAAACTCGCTGATAGTTCTGTTGAAAGGGGGCCCGCCAATTACGATTACCAGCTGGGCTGGACTGTGGGTTGGAAGGACTCTAGCATTCTTTATCGTCAACTCAATGACGGTTTAACATTAAGTGGTAAAGATAGGGGGCGACTGTGGTCAGACTCAGGAAATGAAAGTGTACTatctgatgatgaagattaTAATTTAATAGCAAATGCAGCGCAAGCTAGAACCAAGGAACTTGAATCCCAAAAATTGACAGGCAAGACCCTTCCCACGTCAACTGAGCAGGCAATCCTAACACCACGAAGTCAGTCTTCCTCATCTGGATCACCTGGAACATACTTCCCAATAATCAAGAAGAAACGCAATGTTGAGACCAAGTATCCAACAATGGGTCTTTCATGGGCAAACCACCTCAGCACCCGTATTTTGTTAAGGAAAAGTTACAAGGCTTCTCCATTAATCAAAAGTGGCGAGCTCGACCTCAACAAAGTTTTAGATACCAGCAGCTTTTGGCAGCCCCGCAGGACGATGAAAGTTGTATTTTCATCATATGCGCCGAGTCATGAGCTTGAATATATGATCACGTCAAGTGGTGTTGAGAGTGTTAAGAGCTTGTCTCTACAGATAAGCTGA
- a CDS encoding resistance to Congo red protein (some similarities with uniprot|Q03446 Saccharomyces cerevisiae YDR003W) gives MPAILAKRIYYYDTSDSSAWVWARWLLFIIFLVVVVLYVFIINTRRRRSGRDPIRGTAWLAPPPSYGISQNHYNQPTNQNPVPVYTENANANDAGYFDQQGKFHPTGAPVVADDVPQPEPAVTRDDRHSLTTSSSSSIEYQRPQVPPPTETAYQRPPGPPPSAAEPGASKV, from the exons ATGCCGGCTATTCTCGCAAAAAGAA TTTACTACTACGACACCTCGGATTCGAGCGCCTGGGTTTGGGCCCGGTGGTTACTGTTCATCATCTTCCTGGTGGTTGTGGTGCTGTATGTTTTTATTATCAACACTCGCCGCCGCAGAAGTGGCAGGGACCCCATAAGGGGCACTGCGTGGCTAGCGCCGCCCCCTTCGTATGGTATCTCTCAGAACCACTACAATCAGCCCACAAACCAGAACCCAGTGCCTGTGTACACGGAGAACGCCAATGCCAATGACGCGGGTTACTTCGACCAGCAAGGGAAGTTTCATCCCACAGGCGCGCCCGTTGTTGCCGACGACGTACCGCAACCTGAGCCCGCAGTGACTCGCGACGACCGCCACTCTCTCACGACTTCATCGTCCTCCTCTATTGAATATCAGCGTCCCCAGGTACCGCCGCCCACTGAAACTGCCTATCAGAGGCCTCCTGGCCCGCCACCTAGCGCCGCGGAACCAGGCGCATCTAAAGTGTGA
- the MAF1 gene encoding RNA polymerase III-inhibiting protein MAF1 (similar to uniprot|P41910 Saccharomyces cerevisiae YDR005C MAF1 Negative regulator of RNA polymerase III component of several signaling pathways that repress polymerase III transcription in response to changes in cellular environment targets the initiation factor TFIIIB), with the protein MKFIDELDIELVNQALNFETSDCKVNGGCDIFTTKPVASDKKLYKTIDRHLDSLLVENEGFNNAVQQQMALDNPEGLSSSPKDFKNDANHLYSTRGESGSPTSFWEQKRRMSVSETPNGTANNGTSLKTHKLNDQNLKELVNSESGYQSSSSTESYSRSIGNLRRTSSAGSMTLVSGLQRRRSSVQNKDSVNIGPFGPINETASRRTFAYLIAILNASYPDHDFASLEPTDFVKSSMKSLISKFENTLMSFGKQPQEWIWESINSHMDVSDCAIYQYKPSKSFLDDEPGHLWSLMWFLFNKKRKRVAYLYLNVFRLKTISSEDSSQAGLAEEDEEDGDKGGSKRKQGRRLTIDHETNAFEGEYDLTSNSYDENAIEDDEDSMGN; encoded by the exons ATGAAG TTTATCGACGAGCTAGATATCGAGCTGGTCAACCAGGCACTGAATTTCGAAACAAGTGACTGCAAAGTCAATGGTGGTTGCGATATCTTTACAACGAAGCCAGTTGCGTCCGATAAAAAGCTCTACAAAACCATTGACAGACACCTTGATTCGTTGCTAGTCGAAAATGAGGGGTTCAACAATGCTGTACAACAACAGATGGCGCTTGATAATCCTGAGGGGCTCTCTTCATCCCCgaaagatttcaaaaacgatGCTAACCATCTGTATAGCACTCGTGGCGAGTCAGGCTCACCCACTTCGTTTTGGGAGCAGAAGAGAAGGATGTCCGTAAGCGAGACCCCAAACGGAACCGCTAATAATGGCACATCCCTGAAAACTCATAAATTAAATGATCAAAACCTAAAGGAGCTAGTTAACTCCGAGTCAGGTTACCagagttcttcatcaacagaGTCCTACTCGCGCTCTATTGGTAATTTAAGGAGAACAAGTAGTGCTGGAAGCATGACCCTTGTTTCAGGACTACAAAGGCGAAGGTCCTCAGTACAGAACAAAGATAGCGTTAACATCGGCCCATTTGGCCCTATTAACGAAACAGCTAGCAGAAGAACATTTGCTTACCTCATTGCTATCCTAAACGCTTCATATCCAGATCATGATTTTGCGTCTCTGGAACCTACGGATTTTGTCAAGAGCTCAATGAAGTCTCTCATTTCGAAGTTTGAAAATACGTTAATGTCCTTCGGGAAGCAACCGCAGGAGTGGATATGGGAGTCCATAAACTCGCATATGGACGTCTCAGATTGCGCCATATATCAATATAAACCCTCCAAATCCTTTCTTGACGACGAACCTGGTCATTTGTGGAGTCTCATGTGGTTTCTATTtaacaagaagagaaagagagtcGCTTACTTATACTTGAATGTGTTCAGGCTGAAGACGATCTCTTCAGAAGACTCCTCGCAAGCAGGGCTCGCagaagaggatgaagaggatgGAGATAAAGgaggctcaaaaagaaagcagGGGCGAAGATTGACAATTGACCATGAAACTAATGCTTTCGAGGGCGAGTACGACCTCACGTCGAATTCTTATGACGAAAACGCTAtcgaggacgacgaggactcGATGGGTAACTAA